A window of Heliangelus exortis chromosome 15, bHelExo1.hap1, whole genome shotgun sequence genomic DNA:
GCAAAGGGCAGAACCCAAAAACCATCCTTGCTCCTTCTGAACATCCCTATCCACACATTGCTGCAATGGGCTCAGAGCCCCACACCCAAACAACTCTGGAAATCTATTTTTATGTCACTCATCCATCCAGCTGGAGAATTCCTGACTGATCCACCCAGCAGATTCCACACCCCTGGCATCTAATAACTAATAACATTCTCCAGCTATGGAATAACCCTGAACAAACCAACGACTCCACAGGCTTTGACAAACTTGGGGAAAAACTCACCCAGCACCCAAGACTGACCAGAAAATCCAGGAGCAAGATCCTGGTGCCAGGAACACACCCTGGATACTGCCCTGAGGCTGCCCTGGCAGATCCCacctgcagcatcctcctgagGGGATGTGGTTTGGAAAAATGGAGCAGATTCACTGCTGGTGACAGTGagtgccaggctgggcagccTGAATCAGTCCCTGGATCCCAGTTCATTTTGTTATCTGGGGGTCATTTAGATCTGCACTGattttaaagcagagaaaaccgagtgctggagcagagaacAGGCCCAGTTtggagagaggggaaaacagGGGTGATCAGCAGCTACTCCCTGGCTAACCCGAAACCTTCCTGTCCCAGCAAGTGCCAAACACACCCAGACAGCATCTTCCCAAAGATGCCAAAACTCACAGCAGTCCTGGAGCCAGCACGAGCAGCCCGAGGCCTTCAGGAGGAAGAGTTTTGTTAATCCATGTCACCTTCCAGAGCTCCAGAGCCAGGAATGTCTCCGAGTTCCCTCTGGACACCTGGAGGTGTTTTTAGGTGTGAgctgggcagggctgagccTTGTCCTGATTTTCCTGGGCTTGCTCAGACTTTGAAACGGGGGCTCAGgaagggcagggacagctctctGCCTGGAtccccattttcttttcagccagGGAACTTGAAGGCACATTTGTCCAcccctctctgcctgctttTTGAGGGAAAACACTGGGGTTAAACTGAAGCCTGGATGCATCTTAACAAATTCTCCCTCCCCGTGTCTCGGTGCTCTTCTCAGTACCCTCAGCTTTTCCCTAGTTCTTCCTCTCCAGTTAGTGTGtgaattttctctccttttcctccatcTGTGCTTCTATATTTGTCCCTTTTTTGCCTCCTAGCTCCgctctcccccagctctgctgctccaggtgaGCAGAGGACAAGCTGCTCCTCACTGCCAGCCTTGGGGTGCTCCTGGAGGAGCCaggagggggtgggaaggagacAGCCTGGGGTCAAGACCCCCCCCTCTGAGCTGTTCTGAGAAACTATTGCAGTTCCAGGCAGTgacaagcagagagagaagggatGTGACTCCAGGGGTGCAGACAGGGGCTGTTGGGCAGTTTCTCCTCACTTCTCCTCATTCCACCTCACtccaccccatccccatccccatcccatcccatcccatcccatcccatcccatccccatcccaccccacccatccaatcccatcccaccccaccccaccccactgTCATTCTCCTCCTGGGTTGTTTCCAGCCTCCTGACCTGCTGCCTGAGGCTCAAGCCtgctcctcctttttttttttttttttttttgaggtggggggaggtggtggagaaAAGGGTGGTGCTGCCACTGAGAAGTCAGGAACGGGGCCAGGCTCCAAAGGGCTGAGCCAACCCATCTGCTGCAACACCCCCGCCCCTGCCACAACATTTCACAGCTGCTCAAGTGCACATTTTTTGACTCATCCCGTGGTGGCGgttgaaaacatttaaaaatgaggaTCCAAGCACAGGCTATCACCCTCTGCAAAAACGAAAAGTGGAGACGAGGTTTTGGTTCGTATTCATCAAAAcaacaggaggagagggaggagggagaggggaaaaaaaaaaaaaaaagcccacaaaataGTTCAAGTCAGAAACCCAACCTCAGCGAGTGAGAAACTTAAATAAATATCTCTgacaggagagggagaggatgcAGGAGCAGAACCCGCACGGGTgtgagcagaagcagagctgggcagtgatccctgcctgccccaggaggaagctgtggagcagctcccagggctcAGCCCAGCTCCAATCCAACCCCCTCTGCATCAGCCTCCCAGAAACTGGACCGGAGCCCAGGACTGCACTGTCATCcccagtgccagctctgcagcccctcctgacacccccaaacccccaaaaccagcatccctgggatgctccctgcctgccctgcatTCGGGGCAACCTCCCCAACCCAGAACGTGGCTCTGCCCTGAGGCTCAACATTTGAAcgaggggaaaaaacctcatCCAACATTAATCATGCAGCTCTCCTACCAGCACAGGCTGTTCCCATGTGAGCAGCTCCCACCCCCTTCGGTCCATCTGAGCTCCTTTCAAAAGGATTTGCTCGTGAAGAACGTTCTTTGTCTTCCTGCCAACCACAGCCATCCACCTTCTGAGTGGTATTTGGAGCATATAATGCACTTGGTGTGTCACAAACCTGTTCCTCCCTCTACTCTCCCTCCTCTGGAAAGGAGCTTTCCTTGCTCTTGGGAACCTTTCTCTGCAGAAaccacctctgctcctgcctgacCACCTCCCACTTTTAGGCCCCCATTGACCTGACCCCAAGAGCTTGAGGAGTTAAAGCTCCTGCAGGCACgggcagcagcttctccttatggccaggcagctgcagagagccagGTGTCAATGTCCCTCAGAAGTTTCAAAACTGGGTCCTGGGGACATCTGGGAAGGGGATTCTTTGGCTCCAGGTGGGTTCTGTAGATGTGGTGCCTGCTCTTGGGAGTGCAGACCCCAAGCACCTGGGCAGCTCTACCCAGCAGGCAGCAAATGGCACAGGGAGCTACAGAGGGATTTGGCACCATGCTCATTGCTGAAGCTTTTACCTGGGGAAGGGTCCCCGGAAAACTCCATCTCTGAACCAGagaaaaaagtgtgaaaaacccaaaaactggTAGGAGCCAAGTGGCAAGCCTGTTGGTCAGAGTCTTCCCAGGAACTCCAATGGGATTGGGCTTTCCCTGGGTTGGTGAGGGACACTTTTGTGACCCCACCAGAGACACCCACTCTCCAGAATCTGCAGGCACCTCTCAGCTCAGAACCTTATCACTACCTGGCTGCAGTGACACGGAAGCAAGGAGCAACCCTTAAAGGCAATGATTTGGAGTCTGTGTTTGATAATTCATCCAAACCCACCCTCTCTCCAGTTAGCCAACCACAAAGACCTTGTGTCTTCTCCTGATCTGAAGTataaacacaatttattttaatccaTTCCTCTGACTGCATTAATCCTCCTCCTGTAACTTGTCCAGGACACTCTGATTTCAGACACAAGAACCCAGTAGCAGGAATCATTCATCCCGATGGGATGTAAGTGGATCCCTGACCTTAAAACTATTTTGCTAAGAAATGCAGCTAGAAAACTAATTTTAAGTAAATCTATGCATGTCAAGAATCCAGATGGCTCCTGAGGATGCTAACTTAAGCATCCTTACATAAGCAGATTAGAGGTGCCTGTTGAGCCCAGACAGCAGAGTAGATGGCGCTGAATGCAGCATCACACACAAACTATTCCCTTCCTGCTACATCATCCAGCTGAAACTTTTGTCagctcccctccttcccctgcctctcAGCTGCAAGCACCGTGCTCAGCCCAGCAGGTCCCCGGCCAAAGAAAGCTTTATCCTCCTCGGaccccccagggcagcagctggatAAATCCCAGCCCTACAAAGGGACCAGTGAAATGCTCCCTGCTGACACGAAAATGGAGGCAAACCTCCTCTCCAACCTCTCAAACATTTCAGCACAGCCGTGGAacgatttatttttttcttctgagacaGAAATTGCCAGCACCCAAATTCCCCTCCTGCCACCATTGGTGCCTCCACCTGAAACACCAACTTCAAAAAGTTCAGGAGCCTTCTGGAGCCACCAACTGAGGTGACCGTGCAGGAGGGGACGTGGCGTGGGTGTGGGGAGCGGGCAGATCCCCCTCTCCGTGGGGAGGGTTTGATTCCCAGACATCACCAGCGTTGCATAACCAGCCCAGCAACTcggctgcctctgctccagccctgcccgcagagcacagcagcagcagcagcctcgGGAAGGGCcctgctgaaaagcagccagggggatgggatttgggatttggttttccctctgccttaAGTGTGTCAGGGTTTGCTGACAGATGGCTTGGCCGACTGGGCTCGACAGTCATCAAGCAGCTATTACCTTTGTAAATGGAATCCCATTGGAAGGTTCGGGGCTTGGGTTGGTTCTGATGGTGTTCTgatggtttgggggtttttttgttgggtttttttccttttttcttgggtgttttgggagtttttttctctgtaatgaaATCGGCACCGTGTTGGGAAGGCTGAtccttcccatccctcaggTCCCcgggagcaggcagggcagtCAGCCGGCTGGGGCACCCagagcagcacccccagcacagggctgatGGGTGATGGGTGATAATGGGTGCTGATGGGTGATTCCGGCAGCCTGTGCTGCCACCTATCCAGGGCCACGCTGCCGAGTGGTTCGACCTCGTTTTACATTTCGGAAGCTGAAACCGAAGGCtcatcccccccctccagcccagctctcctcACACGGAGCCTCGGCCCGCggcagcagcaaggaaaaatccgcgctctgctgtgctgggaggacTGGGACGAGCCCCTGGGAAACCTCTGGTACTTACGGTAGAAGACGTATTCGGTGTAGCTGGACCAGACCTTGTCGTCTGTGTACTGGTTGACAAAGGAAGCGGTCACCGAGGAGTTACAGGCCACCATGTGGAATCCACACTCGGACAACATGTCGAAAGCCCTCTCCAGGTGCTTGAACTTGAGATAAAACCTGGAGGTGTACCTCTCCGGGGCCCTGTCCGGGTCTCTGCTTTCGTTCAAACTTTCTCCAAAGACCTCCTTGACCAGCGCAATCCTCCCACAAACCAAAATCCGGGGGACCCTCCTGAATTTGGCGTCTGCTTGGCTCTCCCTGCCCACGGAGCAGGACCCGCGGTACCCGATGGTGATGAATCCCCACTTGCGATCCGGTGTCAGGAGCGACGAGGGCGGGCAGATTCTCGTGTCGCTGCCCTGGGAGACCTCCTCGTAGTCACTGTGGCAATAGTCGTCGGGGCTTTGCTTGCTGTCATCGGGAGTCAGGAGTTTGACCAAGTCCGGGAGCTGGAAGTACTCAGCCTCCCTCTTGAGCCTCCCCTTCTCTGGGAAGTGGTCGGGCAGAACCACTTGCTTGTCCCTGAGATAGTCCAGAATGTAGCGGAAAAGGAAACCGTCTCTGTCGATGAAAAATCTCCCCTTGGAGTCCTTGGCCAGGTCGTTGGCCGTCTCCCTCTTTGGGGTGAACATTTTCCAGAGCAGGGAGTGAGGGGTGCCGACCAAGGTGGAGTGGCGGGTGAAGTAAACCTGGCCGCCCACGTTCAGCTCCACCACCTCCGGGAAGGGGAGCAGCCCCgtcccctgctccctgccaggcaggTAAGTCCTGCAGTTGCCACTCAGAGCCATTGTACTCTGAATCCGGCAGCACACAGGACTAGCAATCACATCCAAGTGTGGAATAGGGCTCCCAACATTCAGGAGAAACGGGAGGAGGGGAGGGtaagggggggaagggaaaacgtgaaaagcaaagcagccaaaacgctgggtattttttttttaaaaaaacaatctgAAGTGTCCATGAGTGAGTGTGGCAGAAGTGGCTTCTGCCCTCAGCCACGGAGGGTGGGGAGCGATCACTCCGTGACATGCAACCACATCACCGGATCTTCCAACAAAGCCATCAAAATCAAGGTCAAGCCAAACCTATGGTCACTCACAGGTCTGCcaggagggaaaacaaaataagacaCAAATCACTCGATTAATCATCACAGAAGCtgcaacagagaaaagcagatcGGCTTGGAAAGCCAAGCTACATCTCCTGTGCTAAATCGgtctaaatttttatttatttacttgcaAGTTCTCTGTTTCCTCACTAATCGATGGAAGGGCTACGTGCGACCCCGAcgtttaaaagaaaattcacacTTCATCTCTACCGAAACATCTCGTTCAGACACGCACGGGGGGAAGGAGAACAGGGTCCTACCTGGGTTACAGGGACTGCACGGATCCTGTAAAG
This region includes:
- the KCTD16 gene encoding BTB/POZ domain-containing protein KCTD16; this translates as MALSGNCRTYLPGREQGTGLLPFPEVVELNVGGQVYFTRHSTLVGTPHSLLWKMFTPKRETANDLAKDSKGRFFIDRDGFLFRYILDYLRDKQVVLPDHFPEKGRLKREAEYFQLPDLVKLLTPDDSKQSPDDYCHSDYEEVSQGSDTRICPPSSLLTPDRKWGFITIGYRGSCSVGRESQADAKFRRVPRILVCGRIALVKEVFGESLNESRDPDRAPERYTSRFYLKFKHLERAFDMLSECGFHMVACNSSVTASFVNQYTDDKVWSSYTEYVFYREPSRWSSSHCDCCCKDGKGEKEGESGTSCNELSSSSCDSQSEASSPQETVICGPVTRQTHIQTLDRPAKKGPVPMLQQSEIRRKSDLLRTLTSGSRESNSGKKKAVKEKLSIEEELEKCIQDFLKIKIPDRFPERKHPWQSELLRKYHL